A window of Fictibacillus halophilus contains these coding sequences:
- a CDS encoding molybdopterin molybdotransferase MoeA has product MPITKRTPLPVAEAVNKIMSHIQPWGIEKVSITECDHRILAEDLTATHDVPPFNRSPYDGFAIRSDDTKHASLDHPITLNVVETIGAGQVATLEVKSGTTVRIMTGAQIPDGADAVIMLELVKELVNDNKNQIIIKRTVQKDENISFQGEDTQNGTLLVKAGTKITPGIVAILATFGYHTVSVYKRPVVGILSTGTELLDVNEELKPGKIRNSNAYMCAAQVRAMGAEVKLYQHREDNFDSLYKSIKAALQETDILITTGGVSVGDYDFLPEVYKKLGADVLFNKIAMRPGSVTTVAVYEDKWLFGLSGNPSACFVGAELFVRPVILKGMNLLKPHCTVRNAKLSSDFPKPNPFTRFVRAVLSEVDDGNVVTPAGLDKSSSVSSLVEANCLIVLPGGTRGWEKGSEVGVITWHGEGSEWPWDHPLFSKSSAIRTVEKQH; this is encoded by the coding sequence TTGCCAATTACAAAACGAACACCACTACCTGTTGCTGAAGCAGTCAACAAAATCATGAGTCACATCCAACCTTGGGGAATTGAAAAAGTTTCAATCACGGAGTGCGATCATCGAATATTAGCAGAGGATCTTACAGCTACCCATGATGTTCCTCCTTTCAATCGTTCGCCTTATGATGGTTTCGCAATTCGTTCTGATGATACAAAACATGCATCGTTGGATCATCCCATTACTTTAAATGTTGTAGAGACGATAGGGGCAGGACAAGTTGCAACTCTTGAAGTGAAGAGCGGGACGACAGTTCGAATTATGACAGGTGCACAAATTCCGGATGGTGCTGACGCTGTTATCATGTTAGAACTCGTAAAAGAACTTGTTAACGATAACAAAAATCAAATCATAATAAAACGAACTGTCCAAAAGGATGAAAACATTTCCTTTCAAGGTGAAGACACACAAAATGGCACACTTTTAGTGAAAGCAGGAACAAAAATCACTCCGGGGATTGTAGCGATTCTCGCAACATTTGGTTATCACACTGTTTCCGTATACAAAAGACCTGTCGTTGGAATTCTTTCCACAGGAACTGAACTTCTTGACGTAAATGAAGAACTAAAGCCAGGAAAAATAAGAAACAGCAATGCATACATGTGTGCAGCGCAAGTTAGAGCGATGGGAGCAGAAGTAAAACTCTATCAGCATCGTGAGGATAACTTTGACTCTTTGTACAAAAGTATCAAAGCAGCACTGCAAGAAACTGATATTTTGATCACTACAGGTGGTGTATCTGTTGGTGATTATGATTTTCTTCCAGAGGTATATAAAAAGCTTGGTGCAGATGTTCTTTTTAATAAAATTGCTATGCGACCAGGCAGTGTAACGACCGTTGCGGTATATGAAGATAAATGGCTTTTTGGTCTTTCAGGAAACCCGTCAGCATGCTTTGTTGGCGCTGAACTTTTCGTGAGACCTGTGATCTTAAAAGGAATGAACTTGTTAAAACCACACTGCACGGTTAGAAACGCAAAACTCTCCAGTGATTTCCCAAAGCCTAATCCATTTACACGATTTGTTCGAGCTGTATTATCAGAAGTAGACGATGGAAACGTTGTTACTCCTGCAGGTCTCGACAAGTCTAGTTCTGTTTCTTCGTTAGTTGAAGCAAACTGTCTGATCGTTTTGCCTGGAGGTACAAGAGGTTGGGAAAAGGGAAGTGAAGTTGGTGTAATCACATGGCACGGCGAAGGGAGCGAATGGCCGTGGGATCACCCGTTATTCTCCAAGTCGTCGGCTATCAGAACAGTGGAAAAACAACACTAA
- a CDS encoding YppG family protein, which produces MHNPQARQQSMYPPQFPGRFPMGQNQQQMHQGFPPPQHFGGPGFRGMPAPFQQPMPRPFLHSFRTQEGSLDYNKIFAVIDQSVKVAQQISPIFSAFKKK; this is translated from the coding sequence ATGCATAATCCTCAAGCTAGACAGCAATCGATGTATCCTCCGCAGTTTCCTGGACGTTTTCCAATGGGCCAAAACCAGCAGCAAATGCATCAAGGTTTTCCACCACCACAGCATTTTGGCGGCCCTGGATTCCGAGGTATGCCGGCACCGTTTCAACAACCGATGCCTCGACCATTTCTACATTCTTTTCGAACGCAAGAAGGCTCTTTAGATTATAATAAAATCTTCGCTGTTATCGACCAATCAGTGAAAGTCGCACAACAGATCTCACCTATCTTTTCTGCGTTTAAAAAGAAGTAA
- a CDS encoding DUF3813 domain-containing protein, whose protein sequence is MANRLFQIARNAVQQAVGKVQHSTHDLNNQISNSEHAPHAELSGHDKEVAQNALSSAMANSSDAERAQLAEFQKELDNHSGASSHASSTSEHADNQHSESSQPQSFTQATGLSLEDAESLLEENPDRLN, encoded by the coding sequence ATGGCTAACAGATTATTTCAAATCGCGAGAAATGCCGTTCAACAAGCTGTAGGAAAAGTACAACATTCAACCCATGATTTAAATAACCAGATTTCTAACAGTGAGCATGCCCCTCATGCTGAACTTTCTGGTCATGACAAAGAAGTAGCACAAAATGCTCTTTCTTCTGCAATGGCTAATTCTTCTGATGCAGAGCGAGCTCAGTTGGCTGAATTCCAAAAAGAACTGGATAATCACTCTGGTGCTTCGTCTCATGCGAGTTCCACATCTGAACACGCAGATAACCAGCACTCCGAGTCAAGTCAGCCTCAATCTTTTACTCAAGCCACAGGCTTAAGTTTAGAGGACGCTGAGAGTTTATTGGAAGAGAATCCCGATCGCCTTAACTAG
- a CDS encoding ComZ family protein: MDTERNMKFMQIAMSHLPEAQAFLEKKGIELGMEDVQPMLQLLMNVMNDAYELGKEENK; encoded by the coding sequence ATGGATACAGAACGCAACATGAAATTTATGCAGATTGCTATGTCACATCTGCCAGAAGCTCAAGCTTTTTTAGAGAAAAAAGGAATTGAACTTGGTATGGAAGACGTTCAGCCGATGCTTCAGCTCTTAATGAACGTGATGAACGATGCGTACGAACTCGGAAAAGAAGAAAATAAGTAA
- a CDS encoding GNAT family N-acetyltransferase, giving the protein MKIYRVTNEAESHIIEEIAHLFLQQRTMDGEPEEKSRTFAGIKMALENPEKSGIIIAEEENSVIGLAFFNLGVSLRIGGPYLWLNELYVHEKHRNRGIARKLLLHLIYWAERDGIKSIELETGINNSVTKHLYNSLDFHDIISKRYAFHF; this is encoded by the coding sequence ATGAAAATATATCGTGTAACGAATGAAGCTGAATCTCATATCATTGAAGAAATTGCGCATTTATTCTTACAGCAGCGTACGATGGACGGTGAGCCAGAAGAGAAATCCAGAACGTTTGCTGGTATTAAAATGGCGCTTGAGAACCCAGAGAAAAGCGGAATCATCATTGCAGAAGAAGAAAATTCCGTGATCGGACTAGCCTTTTTCAACTTAGGAGTAAGTCTTCGTATCGGTGGACCTTACCTTTGGTTAAATGAGCTTTATGTACATGAAAAACATCGAAACAGAGGAATTGCCCGTAAACTTTTGCTACACTTGATCTATTGGGCTGAGAGAGATGGTATCAAATCCATAGAACTTGAAACAGGGATCAACAACTCGGTTACGAAGCATCTGTACAATTCACTGGATTTCCATGATATTATCTCTAAAAGATATGCATTTCATTTCTAA
- a CDS encoding HNH endonuclease: protein MEKGTCELCRRDQVELTVHHLIPKEEGGRFSETANLCIPCHKQIHFLYTNSELASIYYTIEKLRDTPELKKFLKWLRKQPASALPRMKKSNRLKRRR from the coding sequence GTGGAGAAAGGTACATGTGAGCTTTGTAGAAGAGATCAAGTAGAACTAACTGTGCATCACTTAATTCCGAAAGAAGAAGGCGGCAGGTTTTCTGAGACAGCAAACCTTTGTATTCCATGTCATAAACAAATCCACTTTTTGTATACAAATTCAGAACTTGCGTCGATTTACTACACGATTGAAAAGTTGAGAGATACGCCAGAACTAAAAAAATTCTTAAAGTGGCTGCGTAAACAACCAGCATCAGCGCTTCCGCGAATGAAAAAATCAAACCGTTTAAAGCGTAGGAGATGA
- a CDS encoding alpha/beta fold hydrolase, producing MVCIQKGTIGDIPFLLAEKKENAGKPLPLFIFIHGYTSAKEHNLHFAYSLAEKDFRVILPDALHHGERIVANPPKSMEYDFWNIVQQGIQDVNRIMDWAKENEFILEDQVAVGGTSMGAIITYGSLVNNSEISAGCALMGTPAHQKFARWQIERIQKAGYDIPLSLEELEESISSLKDYDLTQNLDKLNNRPLFIWHSEVDAVIPYEFARPYLQTLTEKNSASVYMNDKTSGHKVSRAAYLNAVEWIGQQLKAKKETV from the coding sequence ATGGTATGTATACAAAAAGGAACGATCGGCGATATTCCTTTCTTGCTTGCGGAAAAAAAAGAGAATGCTGGTAAACCGTTGCCGCTTTTTATTTTCATACACGGATATACAAGTGCAAAAGAACATAATTTACATTTTGCATATTCACTAGCTGAAAAAGATTTTCGAGTCATTCTACCAGATGCACTTCATCATGGAGAACGAATCGTTGCAAATCCTCCTAAATCGATGGAATATGATTTCTGGAATATCGTTCAACAAGGCATTCAAGATGTAAATCGTATTATGGATTGGGCAAAAGAAAATGAGTTTATTCTGGAAGATCAAGTTGCGGTCGGCGGAACTTCAATGGGAGCTATCATTACGTATGGTTCACTCGTCAACAATTCGGAGATCAGTGCTGGATGTGCACTCATGGGAACACCAGCTCATCAAAAGTTTGCAAGATGGCAAATCGAAAGAATTCAGAAGGCAGGTTACGATATTCCTCTTTCATTGGAAGAGCTTGAAGAGTCAATTTCTTCTTTAAAGGATTACGATCTAACTCAAAATCTTGATAAGCTTAATAACCGCCCATTATTCATTTGGCATAGTGAGGTTGATGCTGTAATACCGTATGAGTTTGCAAGACCTTACTTACAAACCTTAACCGAGAAGAATAGTGCATCGGTGTATATGAACGACAAAACCTCCGGTCATAAAGTTTCACGTGCTGCCTATTTAAATGCAGTAGAGTGGATTGGCCAACAATTAAAAGCAAAAAAAGAAACGGTGTAA
- a CDS encoding BsuPI-related putative proteinase inhibitor, whose product MKPFKMSVIVFLTICTVIFLMSACGKEEDEQKVKHSEVTSQLNPVLSIQQRNDGIEVLAVLENHSNHTVTLSFNSSKMFDVSIVNSSSNEVFRHSKGKNYEAKQEDVHIKAGASHIWKTKWKHSAATRKAGIYKVNATFLPNEISPGSLKTENLTVKETFTLQGGTGEQRNNSFRNIHFLGKDGTYKVSGEARVFEASFSYSVTDGHNIFIERNEQTAEGAPAWAPFSFEINIPEEDLPINGTLMLELFYYSPKNGDKSDTLAVPLQSFK is encoded by the coding sequence ATGAAGCCATTTAAAATGTCTGTTATAGTCTTCCTAACTATTTGTACGGTTATCTTTCTAATGTCAGCGTGCGGCAAAGAAGAGGATGAACAAAAGGTCAAACACAGTGAAGTTACTTCTCAGCTCAATCCCGTTCTATCCATTCAACAACGAAACGATGGCATTGAGGTTCTCGCTGTTCTTGAGAATCATAGCAATCATACAGTAACTTTATCCTTCAACAGTTCCAAGATGTTTGATGTTTCTATAGTGAATTCTTCAAGTAATGAAGTATTCAGACATTCTAAAGGGAAAAACTATGAGGCTAAACAAGAGGATGTACATATAAAAGCAGGGGCAAGTCACATTTGGAAAACAAAGTGGAAACACTCTGCTGCAACAAGAAAAGCAGGAATCTACAAAGTGAACGCCACCTTTCTACCAAATGAAATCTCACCAGGTTCATTGAAGACTGAGAATTTAACAGTGAAAGAAACCTTCACTCTTCAAGGGGGAACTGGAGAACAGAGAAATAATTCTTTTCGAAATATACACTTTTTAGGAAAAGACGGTACTTACAAAGTTTCAGGGGAGGCAAGAGTATTTGAAGCATCATTTTCCTATTCTGTAACTGATGGTCATAACATTTTTATCGAAAGGAATGAACAGACTGCGGAAGGTGCACCAGCTTGGGCTCCATTTTCGTTTGAAATTAACATTCCAGAGGAAGATCTTCCTATAAACGGTACCCTTATGCTTGAACTGTTTTACTACAGTCCTAAGAACGGAGATAAATCAGATACACTAGCGGTGCCGCTACAATCATTTAAATAG
- a CDS encoding GDSL-type esterase/lipase family protein has translation MKTLVCFGDSITSKEKSKDGSLRLTSRLRQELTEWVVMNAGIPAETTRAALVRLQDDVLRHHPDFVTILFGANDSSDHRLIPLKEYEKNLTYMVNKIGADKVILVSPAPVFEEQQKARTNDRMKQYAQTVKRVAKNEGASYVPLFETLIEKNIQKYVINDGLHFNKFGYEELSELVLRKIKTLTAISFQKKQLSP, from the coding sequence ATGAAGACTCTTGTTTGTTTTGGAGACAGCATCACTTCAAAAGAAAAGAGTAAAGATGGCTCTCTTAGGTTAACTTCCCGTTTAAGACAAGAATTAACCGAATGGGTTGTAATGAATGCTGGAATACCTGCAGAAACGACGAGAGCTGCGCTTGTAAGACTGCAAGATGATGTTCTTCGGCATCATCCTGATTTTGTTACCATCCTTTTTGGTGCCAACGATTCAAGTGATCATAGACTTATTCCATTAAAAGAATACGAAAAGAACCTGACTTATATGGTTAATAAAATTGGAGCAGACAAAGTCATCTTGGTCAGTCCGGCTCCTGTGTTTGAAGAGCAACAAAAAGCTCGGACGAATGATAGGATGAAACAATACGCACAAACCGTTAAGAGAGTGGCGAAAAACGAAGGAGCATCTTATGTACCTTTGTTCGAAACATTAATTGAAAAGAACATTCAAAAATACGTAATTAATGATGGTCTTCATTTTAATAAATTCGGATATGAGGAACTAAGTGAACTTGTGTTAAGAAAAATCAAAACATTGACAGCGATCTCATTCCAAAAAAAACAGCTTTCTCCATGA
- a CDS encoding NAD-dependent epimerase/dehydratase family protein, with amino-acid sequence MKKAFVTGAAGFIGYHLCSRLLDEEVDVVGIDMAESPERIDFIARHAGFKYLPYDINETDLEPHTNGCDVIFHLACSVKPTAPWANIEDEVQRNVSVLKKVASIANSETKLIYVSSYDVYGKRQGDVLETSPKNPESLFGLIKLTEENIVKQLAEQHDFPFVIMRLPTVYGPGQPEHHTYQQVISIEDQDQERNDSISKDSVTEDVLFVDDAAEALFLAGKSAAKNEIYNISSGNQNQWLEGLTELKADQLTFKEKRKMRIKGEKAETELGFRAKTKIKEGIMKQIMHFRNRNKKSKPNSKEI; translated from the coding sequence ATGAAAAAGGCATTTGTAACAGGAGCGGCAGGGTTTATCGGTTACCATTTGTGCAGCCGTTTGTTGGATGAAGAAGTGGACGTCGTCGGCATAGATATGGCAGAATCTCCAGAACGGATTGATTTTATTGCTCGACATGCCGGATTTAAATATCTACCATATGATATAAACGAAACAGATCTTGAACCACATACAAACGGATGTGATGTCATTTTCCACCTAGCTTGTTCAGTCAAGCCAACAGCACCATGGGCTAATATAGAAGATGAAGTACAGCGTAACGTATCCGTTCTTAAAAAAGTCGCATCTATAGCTAATAGTGAAACCAAATTGATCTATGTATCCTCCTATGATGTGTACGGTAAGAGACAAGGAGATGTTTTGGAAACATCACCAAAAAATCCGGAGTCCCTTTTTGGTCTGATAAAGCTTACGGAAGAAAATATCGTTAAACAACTTGCTGAACAGCATGATTTTCCATTTGTTATCATGAGACTGCCGACTGTATATGGACCCGGTCAACCTGAGCATCATACGTACCAACAGGTTATCTCAATAGAAGATCAAGATCAGGAAAGGAATGATTCGATTTCCAAGGATTCTGTCACGGAAGATGTTCTCTTTGTTGATGACGCAGCCGAAGCTTTATTCTTAGCAGGTAAATCAGCTGCGAAAAATGAAATTTATAATATATCAAGTGGCAACCAGAACCAATGGCTCGAAGGGTTAACAGAATTAAAAGCAGATCAATTAACATTCAAAGAAAAAAGAAAGATGCGGATTAAAGGGGAAAAAGCGGAAACTGAACTCGGGTTTCGTGCGAAAACGAAAATAAAAGAAGGTATTATGAAACAGATTATGCATTTTAGGAATAGAAATAAAAAATCAAAACCAAATTCTAAAGAGATATAA
- a CDS encoding YjzD family protein, which produces MRYIWTLIWSLLLSNMIFYVLVSMQGGTFDFVKACIFGVVFTVIISILGELLPAKSEEI; this is translated from the coding sequence ATGCGTTATATTTGGACGTTAATCTGGTCTTTATTATTAAGTAATATGATTTTTTATGTGCTCGTTTCAATGCAAGGCGGAACATTCGATTTCGTAAAAGCTTGTATTTTCGGAGTAGTGTTTACAGTTATAATCTCTATTCTTGGTGAATTATTGCCAGCAAAAAGCGAAGAGATATAA
- the mobB gene encoding molybdopterin-guanine dinucleotide biosynthesis protein B encodes MGSPVILQVVGYQNSGKTTLISKLIKKLAEHHLHAGVIKHHGHGDRVDLNDSGKDTELHRSAGAYITCVTSYESSILTLNSELPLSKAIALYETLEMDCILIEGYKNIQFPRVVLLRNEIEDNDLLLKSHDVVATLHVDKPSATPSKRTDSPKFMRDDEEEWMDCLITYITRQHRKESGS; translated from the coding sequence GTGGGATCACCCGTTATTCTCCAAGTCGTCGGCTATCAGAACAGTGGAAAAACAACACTAATAAGTAAATTGATCAAAAAGTTAGCGGAACACCATTTACATGCAGGAGTCATTAAACATCATGGTCACGGAGATCGAGTAGATCTTAATGATTCTGGAAAAGATACAGAGCTACATCGAAGCGCTGGCGCTTATATAACGTGTGTAACATCTTATGAAAGCTCAATATTAACGTTGAATTCAGAATTACCATTGAGTAAAGCGATCGCCCTATACGAAACACTTGAAATGGATTGCATTCTAATAGAAGGTTATAAAAATATACAATTTCCGCGTGTCGTACTATTGCGAAACGAAATAGAAGATAACGATCTTCTGCTTAAATCTCATGATGTGGTTGCAACGCTCCATGTAGATAAACCTAGCGCAACCCCTTCAAAGAGAACAGACAGTCCCAAATTCATGAGAGACGATGAAGAAGAATGGATGGACTGTTTAATAACTTACATAACTCGTCAACATCGAAAGGAGAGTGGATCATGA
- a CDS encoding Cof-type HAD-IIB family hydrolase: protein MTQPYLIALDLDGTLLNDEKKIPRKTKELLFQLIDRGHHVCISTGRPFRSSNMYYEELELNTPIVNFNGAFVHHPHDASFGIHHSPLELDVAKRIISACETFKVKNIMVEVLDDVYLKKPDEVIVNTFIMNENPLQIGDLHKTLKDDPTAILVHPEDHHISELRAMLQKEHAEVVDQRVWAAPWNIIEVIRSGISKASGLEKVAAYYNIPQERIVAFGDEDNDFEMIEYAGHGVAMGNAIDELKSRANYVTLTNEEEGIAHYLKNILKLV, encoded by the coding sequence GTGACACAACCTTACTTAATTGCATTAGATCTTGATGGAACGTTATTAAACGACGAGAAAAAAATTCCAAGAAAAACCAAAGAACTACTTTTTCAATTGATCGATCGTGGTCATCATGTTTGTATATCTACCGGTCGCCCTTTTCGGTCATCTAACATGTATTACGAGGAGTTAGAACTCAACACTCCTATAGTGAATTTTAATGGAGCCTTTGTTCATCATCCACATGATGCAAGTTTTGGGATTCACCATTCCCCACTTGAACTGGATGTTGCAAAACGTATTATTTCAGCATGTGAGACGTTTAAAGTTAAGAATATTATGGTTGAGGTTCTTGATGATGTCTACTTAAAGAAACCTGATGAAGTTATTGTTAATACTTTCATCATGAATGAAAATCCTCTTCAAATTGGTGACCTTCATAAAACCTTAAAAGATGACCCTACGGCCATTCTAGTTCATCCAGAAGATCATCATATTTCGGAATTAAGAGCGATGCTCCAAAAGGAACATGCTGAAGTTGTCGACCAAAGAGTTTGGGCAGCTCCATGGAACATTATAGAAGTCATTCGCTCAGGTATCAGCAAAGCTTCAGGTCTTGAAAAAGTCGCTGCATACTACAACATCCCACAAGAACGTATTGTAGCTTTTGGAGATGAAGACAATGATTTTGAAATGATAGAATATGCTGGTCATGGAGTTGCAATGGGAAATGCGATCGATGAACTTAAATCACGCGCTAATTATGTCACCCTCACAAACGAAGAAGAAGGTATTGCTCATTACTTAAAAAATATTTTAAAACTTGTTTAA
- a CDS encoding alpha/beta hydrolase: MSIDKRTFQIDNQWNIIHLPKQPNGFAVMIIGDCSHYVDEHTSLWKQNTERANLIQSLKNQGYTIFYSNLYGRHWGSPKAVILAKRLYHYVMKHEILNPNIHLIAEGMGSLVALRLMEEMEKNIRSALFINPCIDLQYHFNHERQNRLFFKRLIREIISAYNTEEDIESLINNMPQTKHLTAKTPVQIWHAARGVAFNFKEHSRSYEKRRQEIAAPISLSIHVPEATFNPARAFQEYFKNYEKVL; the protein is encoded by the coding sequence GTGAGTATCGACAAACGCACTTTCCAAATAGACAATCAATGGAATATCATTCATCTACCAAAGCAGCCTAACGGTTTTGCCGTGATGATCATCGGTGATTGCAGTCATTATGTTGATGAGCATACGAGTCTTTGGAAACAAAACACTGAACGTGCAAACCTCATCCAATCCCTCAAAAATCAAGGATATACCATCTTTTATTCTAATCTATACGGAAGACATTGGGGCAGTCCGAAAGCAGTCATTCTGGCAAAAAGACTATACCACTATGTTATGAAGCATGAGATTTTAAACCCTAATATTCATTTGATTGCAGAGGGTATGGGATCACTTGTTGCACTGCGTCTCATGGAGGAAATGGAAAAAAATATTCGCTCAGCCCTATTTATTAATCCTTGCATTGACTTGCAGTACCATTTTAATCACGAAAGACAGAACCGGTTATTCTTTAAACGACTGATTCGAGAAATCATATCAGCTTACAATACAGAAGAAGATATTGAGTCACTAATCAATAACATGCCTCAAACAAAGCATCTTACAGCGAAAACACCAGTTCAAATATGGCATGCCGCACGCGGTGTTGCATTTAATTTTAAAGAACATAGCAGATCTTATGAGAAGAGAAGACAAGAAATTGCTGCACCCATATCACTTTCGATACATGTTCCTGAAGCTACATTTAATCCGGCAAGGGCCTTTCAAGAGTATTTTAAAAATTACGAAAAAGTGTTGTAG
- a CDS encoding YjzC family protein, whose amino-acid sequence MGQNKHFKHGQKAPNNGMYVEIGETGSMVNDPQQIHLSAGDRFPETTNHNRVWTYKRKP is encoded by the coding sequence ATGGGGCAAAATAAACATTTTAAACATGGTCAGAAAGCACCAAATAACGGGATGTATGTAGAAATCGGTGAAACAGGAAGCATGGTAAATGATCCGCAACAGATCCATTTATCAGCAGGTGATCGATTTCCGGAGACAACGAATCATAACAGAGTTTGGACATATAAACGAAAGCCATAG
- a CDS encoding molybdenum cofactor biosynthesis protein MoaE has protein sequence MKNFNITAEPINNQDVIDSVVHHNAGAISVFIGTVREMTGEKQTKFLHYEAYVPMAEKQLEKIGIEIQEKWPNAITAITHRIGTLQISDIAVAIAVSTPHRHDAFQASRYAIERIKEIVPIWKKEHYIDGEEWIGNQQGTKSYPAGHPEEGVER, from the coding sequence ATGAAAAATTTTAATATAACGGCTGAACCAATAAATAATCAAGACGTCATTGATTCTGTGGTCCATCATAATGCGGGAGCTATTTCTGTATTCATCGGCACAGTTAGAGAAATGACAGGAGAAAAACAAACCAAATTTCTTCATTATGAAGCTTATGTACCGATGGCAGAAAAGCAACTTGAAAAAATCGGAATCGAGATTCAAGAAAAATGGCCGAATGCAATCACTGCAATTACACATCGAATCGGAACCCTGCAAATATCTGATATAGCAGTTGCGATCGCGGTATCCACTCCTCATCGGCACGATGCTTTTCAAGCAAGTCGATATGCGATCGAGCGAATTAAGGAAATTGTGCCCATTTGGAAAAAGGAACATTATATAGACGGCGAAGAGTGGATAGGCAATCAACAAGGAACAAAATCCTATCCTGCTGGTCATCCAGAGGAGGGAGTAGAGAGATGA
- a CDS encoding NifU N-terminal domain-containing protein: MAVEFSIQPTPNPNAIKFDGSEKFLEGRLSARVGDDSDSPLAKALLSIDGVESIFGFENFITVNKTNDSDWNELMPEIQKALEENA, encoded by the coding sequence ATGGCAGTAGAATTTTCGATCCAACCAACACCGAACCCTAATGCAATTAAATTTGATGGTTCAGAGAAATTTTTAGAAGGTAGACTTTCTGCGCGCGTAGGCGATGATTCTGATTCTCCTCTAGCTAAAGCGCTGCTATCCATTGATGGTGTAGAATCAATTTTTGGTTTTGAGAACTTTATTACGGTAAATAAAACGAACGACAGTGACTGGAACGAATTGATGCCAGAAATTCAAAAAGCGTTAGAAGAGAATGCTTAA
- the moaD gene encoding molybdopterin converting factor subunit 1, with translation MMINILLFANLAQQAKSERVSIEVKSPLTVEEVRNLLQNEVGKLSGIENALVAVNEEYVDLTDQVNVGDTVAFIPPVSGG, from the coding sequence ATGATGATTAACATCTTATTGTTTGCAAATTTGGCACAGCAAGCCAAATCGGAAAGAGTTTCTATTGAAGTAAAATCTCCTCTTACCGTGGAAGAAGTAAGAAACCTTCTACAAAATGAAGTTGGAAAACTATCCGGGATCGAAAATGCCCTTGTTGCTGTAAATGAGGAATATGTAGATTTAACAGATCAAGTAAACGTTGGTGACACTGTTGCTTTCATTCCACCAGTTAGTGGTGGATAA